A single window of Thermodesulfobacteriota bacterium DNA harbors:
- a CDS encoding aldo/keto reductase: MNYRSFGSTGLQVSEIGLGCSSIGKRANDDRKSILVLNRAYELGINFYDTADGYGYGRSEELIGRTLKDRRSQVIIASKVGTLSSSLGRIGKVLLPVLEPIRYIIQPRKGALKRLSRPRQDFSSAYIKKL; encoded by the coding sequence ATGAATTACCGCTCTTTCGGTAGCACCGGTTTACAGGTTTCGGAGATAGGTTTAGGATGTTCAAGTATTGGAAAACGTGCGAATGATGACAGGAAGTCAATTCTTGTACTGAATCGGGCATATGAGCTGGGAATAAACTTTTATGATACCGCTGACGGTTATGGATACGGCCGTAGTGAAGAACTAATTGGACGTACTCTTAAAGACCGGCGAAGCCAAGTAATAATTGCAAGTAAAGTTGGAACATTGTCTTCATCGCTTGGCCGAATTGGTAAGGTCTTACTCCCAGTTCTTGAGCCTATTCGCTACATTATCCAACCTCGGAAAGGTGCTCTTAAGAGATTATCAAGACCAAGGCAAGATTTTTCTTCTGCTTACATAAAAAAGCTATAA
- a CDS encoding tetratricopeptide repeat protein, which produces MAFKKMANHSEAQKIFEVELGQREERINLAKTTLLLAKCVEYPNLIVDEYLSKVAQMAAEIESRLGGENKDPFSLIDLINHYLFVEQGFQGNEDDYYDPRNSFLNDVMDRKTGIPITLSTLYIEIAGRVRLALDGVGFPGHFIVKYSGSGEEILIDPFNKGRILSEKNCQDILDKMYGGSVRFQEKMLIASTKKQMLNRMLNNLKGVYIGSKNHQKALSVVELILELTPDNCSEIRDRGLLYYKLECFSQALQDLETYLNLSPDAPDTEAMLAISSRLKDLVKLIN; this is translated from the coding sequence TTGGCTTTTAAAAAAATGGCAAACCATTCAGAGGCGCAGAAAATTTTCGAAGTAGAATTGGGTCAACGAGAAGAGAGAATTAATCTTGCCAAGACTACGCTACTTTTAGCAAAGTGCGTCGAGTATCCAAACCTAATTGTCGATGAATACTTGAGTAAAGTAGCTCAAATGGCAGCCGAAATTGAGTCTCGATTAGGAGGTGAAAATAAGGACCCTTTTTCGCTGATAGATTTAATCAATCACTATTTGTTTGTCGAACAGGGATTCCAAGGTAATGAAGATGACTATTATGACCCTAGAAATAGTTTCTTAAATGATGTTATGGATAGAAAAACAGGAATTCCAATTACACTTTCTACCCTGTACATAGAAATTGCGGGAAGGGTGAGGCTGGCATTAGACGGGGTAGGCTTTCCAGGACACTTTATAGTTAAATATTCGGGATCAGGCGAAGAGATACTAATTGATCCCTTTAACAAGGGCAGAATACTATCGGAGAAAAACTGCCAGGATATTCTTGATAAGATGTATGGGGGTAGCGTCCGATTTCAAGAAAAAATGCTGATTGCTTCCACTAAGAAGCAAATGCTAAATAGAATGTTGAATAATTTAAAGGGGGTATACATCGGTTCTAAAAATCATCAAAAGGCTCTTTCAGTCGTTGAATTGATTCTTGAATTAACCCCTGATAATTGTTCGGAGATAAGAGATAGAGGGTTACTCTACTATAAGCTGGAATGCTTTTCCCAGGCACTTCAGGACCTGGAAACCTATCTTAATCTGTCTCCTGACGCTCCGGATACTGAGGCGATGCTTGCTATTTCTTCAAGGCTAAAGGATCTTGTGAAATTGATTAACTAA